The following coding sequences lie in one Lolium perenne isolate Kyuss_39 chromosome 2, Kyuss_2.0, whole genome shotgun sequence genomic window:
- the LOC127335170 gene encoding snakin-2, producing MALGRVAVAALAVSLLLLSTIKAADYPPAAAPSLGPPPHKIVDPIKDCGDACDIRCSANSRKNMCSRACLKCCSVCRCVPAGTAGNKETCGKCYTDWTTHGNRTKCP from the exons ATGGCGCTCGGCAGGGTCGCGGTGGCCGCCTTGGCGGTGTCTCTCCTCCTGCTCAGCACCATCAAG GCTGCTGACTACCCTCCCGCGGCCGCTCCTTCTctcgggccccctcctcacaagatCGTCGACCCCATCAAAG ACTGCGGCGACGCGTGCGACATCAGGTGCAGCGCCAACTCGCGCAAGAACATGTGCAGCCGGGCCTGCCTCAAGTGCTGCAGCGTCTGCCGCTGCGTGCCGGCGGGCACCGCCGGCAACAAGGAGACCTGCGGCAAGTGCTACACCGACTGGACCACGCACGGCAACAGGACCAAGTGCCCGTGA